Proteins encoded together in one Pseudomonas sp. ADAK13 window:
- the dtd gene encoding D-aminoacyl-tRNA deacylase, with the protein MKGLLQRVRGARVEVEGQVVGAIDQGLLVLVAVEPSDTPACADKLLHKLLNYRVFSDDEGKMNLSLKDIGGGLLLVSQFTLAADTKSGLRPSFSTAAPPALGEALFDYLLLQAQQLHGTVAAGRFGADMQVHLVNDGPVTFLLQT; encoded by the coding sequence ATGAAGGGGCTTTTGCAACGGGTGCGCGGCGCCCGGGTCGAGGTAGAAGGGCAGGTGGTCGGTGCGATAGACCAGGGTTTGCTGGTGCTGGTGGCCGTCGAGCCGTCAGATACCCCAGCCTGCGCCGACAAGCTGCTGCATAAGCTGCTTAACTATCGGGTGTTCAGCGACGACGAGGGCAAGATGAACCTGTCCTTGAAAGACATTGGCGGCGGTTTGCTGCTGGTGTCGCAGTTCACCCTGGCGGCAGATACCAAGAGCGGCTTGCGTCCCAGCTTCTCCACGGCGGCACCGCCGGCGTTGGGCGAGGCACTTTTCGACTACCTGCTGTTACAAGCGCAACAATTGCATGGCACGGTAGCGGCAGGGCGGTTTGGCGCGGATATGCAGGTGCATTTGGTCAATGACGGGCCGGTCACCTTCCTGTTACAGACGTGA
- the pip gene encoding prolyl aminopeptidase: protein MQTLYPQIKPYARHDLAVDETHVLYVDESGSPEGLPVVFIHGGPGAGCDANSRCYFDPNLYRIVTFDQRGCGRSTPRASLENNTTWDLVADLERIREHLGIEKWVLFGGSWGSTLALAYAQTHPERVHGLIVRGIFLARPQDIQWFYQAGASRLFPDYWQDYLAPIPAEERHDLLSAYHKRLTGNDQIAQMHAAKAWSTWEGRMLGLCPNPQLIERFSEPQRALSIARIECHYFTNNSFLEPNQLIRDMHKIAHLPGVIVHGRYDMICPLDNAWELHQAWPNSELQIIREAGHAASEPGITDALVRAASEMARRLLDLPPEEA from the coding sequence ATGCAGACTTTGTACCCGCAGATCAAACCCTACGCCCGGCACGATCTGGCCGTCGATGAAACCCACGTACTGTACGTCGACGAAAGTGGTTCCCCGGAAGGCTTGCCCGTCGTATTCATCCACGGCGGCCCTGGCGCCGGGTGTGACGCCAATAGCCGCTGCTATTTCGATCCGAATCTGTACCGAATTGTTACTTTTGATCAGCGCGGCTGCGGGCGCTCCACCCCACGGGCCAGCCTGGAAAACAACACCACCTGGGACCTGGTGGCCGACCTTGAGCGGATTCGCGAGCACCTTGGCATCGAAAAATGGGTGCTGTTCGGCGGTTCCTGGGGTTCGACCCTGGCCCTGGCCTACGCGCAAACCCACCCGGAACGGGTGCATGGCCTGATCGTGCGGGGCATCTTCCTGGCCCGTCCCCAGGACATCCAATGGTTCTACCAGGCGGGCGCCAGCCGCCTGTTCCCGGATTACTGGCAGGATTACCTTGCGCCGATCCCTGCGGAGGAGCGCCACGACCTGCTCAGCGCCTACCACAAGCGCCTGACCGGAAATGACCAGATCGCCCAGATGCACGCCGCCAAGGCCTGGTCCACGTGGGAAGGGCGCATGCTGGGCCTGTGCCCGAACCCGCAGTTGATCGAGCGCTTCTCCGAACCTCAGCGCGCGTTGTCGATCGCCCGTATCGAATGCCACTACTTCACCAACAATTCATTCCTTGAACCCAACCAGCTGATTCGCGACATGCACAAGATCGCCCATCTGCCTGGCGTAATCGTGCATGGCCGCTACGATATGATCTGCCCGCTGGACAACGCCTGGGAGCTGCATCAGGCGTGGCCCAACAGTGAGCTGCAGATCATCCGCGAGGCCGGCCATGCGGCTTCCGAGCCCGGAATCACCGATGCGCTGGTACGTGCGGCGAGTGAAATGGCACGGCGCCTGCTTGATTTGCCGCCTGAAGAAGCATGA
- a CDS encoding alpha/beta hydrolase, with translation MSHYPISAPMCAFVEKTESFTSDDTSLAGLRRGYDRMCQAFTPARPEGLQVSDVSLGGVGVRSYQPVTPTPDGGWPCILYMHGGGWVVGGLDSHDFICCELADALQVLVIAIDYRLAPEHPFPAAFDDCRAVWRAIQAGEAPCHINLQRLVVAGDSAGGNLAAAVCLGLRDDHQPQPLAQILIYPGLGGPADLPSRRDCVDAPLLSAADTECYLALYLRGPGKPSPYAMPLLAADFSGLPQALIAVAQFDPLRDDGMLYAERLQAAGVAALLYPGKGLVHGCLRARGQVPEVDRLYAYLLDYLRGVLLTQV, from the coding sequence ATGTCCCACTACCCGATTTCCGCGCCGATGTGCGCCTTTGTCGAAAAAACCGAATCTTTCACCAGCGACGACACCTCGCTGGCTGGGTTGCGCCGGGGCTATGACCGCATGTGCCAGGCGTTCACCCCGGCGCGGCCGGAAGGGTTGCAGGTGTCGGACGTTTCCCTGGGTGGCGTGGGCGTACGCAGTTATCAACCGGTGACGCCGACACCTGATGGCGGCTGGCCGTGCATCCTTTATATGCACGGTGGCGGCTGGGTGGTGGGTGGCCTGGATTCCCACGACTTTATCTGCTGTGAGCTGGCCGACGCTCTGCAGGTGCTGGTGATCGCCATCGATTACCGGCTAGCCCCCGAACACCCGTTTCCGGCGGCTTTCGACGATTGCCGTGCGGTCTGGCGGGCGATCCAGGCGGGTGAAGCGCCTTGCCACATCAACCTTCAACGTCTGGTGGTGGCCGGTGACAGCGCCGGCGGTAACCTCGCTGCCGCCGTGTGCCTGGGCCTGCGGGACGACCACCAGCCGCAGCCCCTGGCGCAAATCCTGATCTACCCGGGCCTGGGCGGCCCCGCCGACTTGCCGTCCCGCCGCGACTGCGTCGACGCGCCGCTGCTCAGCGCTGCCGACACCGAGTGCTACCTGGCGCTCTACCTGCGGGGGCCGGGCAAACCGTCGCCCTACGCCATGCCATTGCTGGCTGCGGATTTCAGCGGGTTGCCGCAGGCTTTGATCGCCGTCGCCCAGTTCGACCCGCTTCGGGACGACGGCATGCTCTATGCCGAGCGGCTGCAAGCTGCCGGGGTGGCGGCCCTGCTGTATCCCGGCAAAGGCCTGGTTCACGGCTGCCTGCGGGCCCGGGGCCAGGTGCCGGAGGTCGACCGGCTCTACGCTTATCTGCTGGATTACCTGCGTGGAGTTCTGCTGACACAGGTCTAA